From Camelina sativa cultivar DH55 chromosome 20, Cs, whole genome shotgun sequence, the proteins below share one genomic window:
- the LOC104771484 gene encoding probable inorganic phosphate transporter 1-3 has translation MADQQLGVLKALDVAKTQLYHFTAIVIAGMGFFTDAYDLFCVSLVTKLLGRLYYFNPESAKPGSLPPHVAAAVNGVALCGTLAGQLFFGWLGDKLGRKKVYGITLIMMIVCSVASGLSFGSHAKGVMTTLCFFRFWLGFGIGGDYPLSATIMSEYANKKTRGAFIAAVFAMQGIGILAGGFVALAVSSIFDKKFPSPTYEQDRFLSTPPQADYIWRIIVMFGALPAALTYYWRMKMPETARYTALVAKNIKQATQDMSKVLQVELEVEERDDDPKLNYGLFSKEFLKRHGLPLLGCTSTWFLLDIAFYSQNLFQKDIFSAIGWIPKAATMNGIHEVFKIARAQTLIALCSTVPGYWFTVAFIDIMGRFAIQLMGFFFMTVFMFAIAFPYNHWIKPDNRIGFVVMYSLTFFFANFGPNATTFIVPAEIFPARLRSTCHGISAATGKAGAIVGAFGFLYAAQPQDKSKVDAGYPPGIGVKNSLIMLGVINFIGMLFTFLVPEPKGKSLEELSGEAEVDK, from the exons ATGGCCGATCAACAGCTTGGAGTGTTAAAAGCACTAGATGTTGCGAAGACGCAACTATACCATTTCACAGCGATTGTCATCGCCGGTATGGGTTTCTTTACGGATGCCTATGATCTTTTTTGTGTGTCCTTGGTGACCAAGCTCCTAGGACGCCTCTACTACTTCAATCCAGAGTCAGCAAAGCCTGGCTCCCTTCCCCCTCATGTTGCGGCTGCGGTTAACGGTGTGGCCCTCTGTGGGACCCTTGCTGGTCAGCTCTTCTTTGGATGGCTCGGTGACAAACTTGGACGGAAAAAAGTGTACGGTATCACTTTGATCATGATGATCGTGTGCTCTGTTGCTTCGGGTCTCTCATTCGGAAGCCATGCCAAGGGTGTCATGACCACCCTTTGCTTCTTCAG GTTTTGGTTGGGATTCGGTATCGGAGGTGACTACCCTCTTTCTGCCACAATTATGTCTGAATACGCTAACAAGAAGACTCGTGGGGCTTTCATCGCCGCCGTCTTCGCCATGCAAGGAATTGGTATCTTGGCTGGAGGTTTTGTGGCACTTGCAGTTTCTTCCATTTTCGACAAAAAGTTCCCATCGCCCACCTATGAGCAAGACAGGTTTCTCTCAACGCCCCCTCAAGCTGATTACATTTGGCGTATCATTGTCATGTTTGGTGCTCTACCTGCTGCATTGACCTACTATTGGCGTATGAAGATGCCTGAAACTGCTCGTTACACTGCTTTAGTCGCCAAGAACATCaaacaagccacacaagacatgtCCAAAGTGTTACAAGTGGAGCTTGAGGTTGAAGAAAGGGATGATGACCCCAAACTCAACTATGGCTTGTTCTCCAAGGAATTCTTGAAACGCCATGGGCTTCCACTCCTTGGGTGTACCTCCACTTGGTTCTTGCTTGACATTGCCTTTTACAGCCAAAACTTGTTCCAAAAGGATATTTTTTCGGCAATCGGATGGATTCCAAAGGCAGCCACCATGAATGGTATCCATGAGGTTTTCAAGATTGCTAGGGCACAGACACTCATCGCGCTTTGCAGTACTGTTCCAGGTTATTGGTTCACAGTCGCGTTCATTGATATCATGGGAAGGTTTGCAATCCAACTAATGGGATTCTTTTTCATGACTGTGTTTATGTTTGCCATTGCCTTCCCTTACAACCATTGGATTAAACCGGATAACCGTATCGGTTTCGTGGTTATGTACTCTCTCACGTTCTTTTTTGCCAACTTTGGTCCAAATGCAACCACTTTTATTGTCCCTGCTGAGATCTTCCCAGCCAGGCTAAGGTCTACATGCCACGGTATATCAGCCGCGACAGGGAAGGCTGGAGCCATCGTTGGGGCCTTTGGGTTCCTATACGCAGCTCAACCACAGGACAAGAGCAAGGTGGATGCTGGATACCCACCAGGAATTGGAGTTAAGAACTCACTGATCATGCTTGGTGTTATTAACTTTATTGGTATGCTTTTCACATTCCTCGTCCCTGAACCCAAGGGCAAGTCCCTAGAAGAACTCTCCGGAGAGGCTGAGGTTGATAAATAA
- the LOC104771483 gene encoding probable inorganic phosphate transporter 1-3 produces the protein MAEQQLVVLKALDVAKTQLYHFTAIVIAGMGFFTDAYDLFCVSLVTKLLGRLYYFNPASEKPGSLPPHVAAAVNGVALCGTLAGQLFFGWLGDKLGRKKVYGLTLIMMIVCSIASGLSFGNQAKGVMTTLCFFRFWLGFGIGGDYPLSATIMSEYANKKTRGAFIAAVFAMQGIGILAGGFVALAVSSIFDKQFPSPTYKEDRFLSTPPEADYIWRIIVMFGAIPAALTFYWRMKMPETARYTALVAKNIKQATQDMSKVLQVELEMEERAEDVVKDPRLNYGLFSKEFLSRHGLPLLGCTSTWFLLDIAFYSQNLFQKDIFSAIGWIPKADTMNAVHEVFKIARAQTLIALCSTVPGYWFTVAFIDIMGRFAIQLMGFFMMTVFMFAIAFPYNHWIKPDNRIGFVIMYSLTFFFANFGPNATTFIVPAEIFPARLRSTCHGISAATGKAGAIVGAFGFLYAAQSQDPAKTDAGYPPGIGVKNSLIMLGVINFVGMLFTFLVPEPKGKSLEELSGETEVSPDEK, from the exons ATGGCTGAACAACAACTCGTAGTGCTGAAGGCACTCGATGTTGCCAAGACGCAACTTTACCATTTCACGGCGATTGTTATCGCCGGTATGGGTTTCTTTACTGATGCCTATGATCTCTTCTGCGTGTCCTTGGTGACAAAGCTCCTTGGTCGTCTGTACTACTTCAATCCGGCATCAGAGAAACCTGGCTCACTACCCCCTCATGTTGCGGCGGCAGTCAACGGTGTGGCCCTCTGTGGAACCCTTGCTGGTCAACTATTCTTCGGATGGCTCGGTGACAAACTTGGACGAAAGAAAGTTTACGGACTCACTTTGATCATGATGATTGTGTGTTCTATCGCTTCCGGTCTCTCCTTCGGAAACCAAGCCAAGGGTGTCATGACCACTCTTTGCTTCTTCAG GTTTTGGCTTGGATTCGGTATCGGAGGTGATTACCCTCTTTCTGCAACAATCATGTCTGAATATGCCAACAAGAAGACTCGTGGGGCATTCATCGCAGCCGTGTTTGCCATGCAAGGTATCGGTATCCTGGCCGGAGGTTTTGTTGCACTTGCAGTATCTTCCATTTTTGACAAGCAGTTCCCATCACCAACCTACAAGGAAGACAGATTTCTCTCCACGCCTCCTGAGGCTGATTACATTTGGAGAATTATCGTCATGTTTGGTGCTATACCCGCAGCCTTGACCTTCTACTGGCGTATGAAGATGCCTGAAACTGCTCGGTATACCGCCTTGGTTGCCAAGAACATCAAACAGGCCACACAAGACATGTCCAAGGTTTTACAAGTGGAGCTTGAGATGGAAGAGAGGGCAGAGGATGTCGTTAAAGACCCAAGACTTAACTATGGCTTGTTCTCCAAGGAATTCCTTAGCCGCCATGGTCTTCCCCTTCTCGGATGTACTTCTACTTGGTTCTTGCTTGACATTGCCTTCTACAGCCAAAACTTGTTTCAAAAGGATATCTTTTCGGCTATCGGATGGATCCCAAAGGCAGACACCATGAACGCCGTCCACGAGGTTTTCAAGATTGCTAGGGCTCAGACTCTCATCGCGCTCTGTAGTACTGTTCCAGGTTACTGGTTCACGGTCGCGTTTATTGATATCATGGGAAGGTTTGCAATCCAGCTAATGGGATTCTTCATGATGACTGTTTTCATGTTTGCCATTGCCTTCCCTTACAACCACTGGATCAAACCAGACAACCGTATAGGATTCGTGATTATGTACTCCCTAACCTTTTTCTTCGCTAACTTTGGACCAAACGCAACCACTTTCATTGTCCCGGCTGAGATCTTCCCAGCAAGGCTAAGGTCTACATGCCACGGAATATCAGCCGCCACAGGTAAGGCTGGAGCCATTGTTGGAGCCTTCGGGTTCCTGTACGCGGCTCAATCACAGGATCCGGCCAAGACTGACGCAGGATACCCACCGGGTATTGGAGTCAAGAACTCATTGATCATGCTTGGTGTTATTAACTTTGTCGGTATGCTCTTCACATTCCTTGTCCCAGAACCAAAGGGCAAGTCCCTCGAAGAACTCTCTGGTGAGACTGAGGTTAGCCCGGACGAGAAATAG
- the LOC104771482 gene encoding probable inorganic phosphate transporter 1-6, translating to MANEEHGSILKALDAAKTQWYHIKAVVVSGMGFFTDSYDLFVISLITKLLGRIYYQVPGSSSPGSLPDNISAAVSGVAFAGTFLGQIFFGCLGDKLGRKRVYGLTLLIMTICSICSGLSLGNDPKTVMVTLCFFRFWLGFGIGGDYPLSATIMSEYANKRTRGAFIAGVFSMQGAGILAAGAVSLLVSALFERKFPSRAYALDGAASTVPQADYVWRIILMVGALPALLTYYWRMKMPETARYTALVAKNADKAASDMTKVLNVDIEASSAKHDQARVSSDEFGLFSKKFLCRHGLHLFGTASTWFLLDIAFYSQNLFQKDIFTTIGWLPPAKVMNALQELFMIAKAQTIIACCSTVPGYLFTVVFIDRIGRYWIQIIGFAMMTVFMFVLAIPYHHWTLPANRIGFVVFYSLTFFFSNFGPNATTFIVPAEIFPARLRSTCHGISAASGKAGAMVGSFGFAALVKALGMNRTLYIMGGINLAGLLITCLTIPEPKGISLEELSGETKPETIQEKIVV from the coding sequence ATGGCTAACGAAGAACATGGAAGCATTTTGAAAGCTCTTGACGCTGCAAAGACTCAATGGTACCACATCAAGGCGGTGGTAGTCTCCGGTATGGGTTTCTTCACAGACTCATACGATCTCTTCGTGATATCTCTCATCACGAAGCTCCTTGGCCGGATCTACTATCAGGTTCCTGGCTCATCCTCTCCCGGAAGCCTCCCTGACAACATCTCTGCGGCCGTGAGCGGTGTGGCCTTCGCGGGAACGTTTCTCGGACAGATTTTCTTCGGGTGTCTTGGTGACAAGCTCGGACGTAAGAGAGTCTATGGTTTGACACTCTTGATCATGACCATATGCTCCATTTGTTCTGGTCTTTCCCTTGGAAATGACCCCAAAACCGTCATGGTAACTCTCTGCTTCTTCCGGTTCTGGCTTGGGTTTGGCATCGGTGGTGATTATCCACTCTCGGCTACGATCATGTCCGAGTATGCCAACAAACGTACTCGTGGAGCTTTCATAGCAGGTGTTTTCTCTATGCAAGGAGCTGGGATCCTTGCCGCAGGAGCGGTTTCGTTACTTGTCTCGGCTCTTTTCGAGAGGAAGTTTCCATCTCGGGCCTATGCATTGGACGGTGCCGCCTCCACCGTCCCACAGGCGGATTACGTGTGGAGGATCATCCTGATGGTCGGCGCCTTACCAGCTCTCTTGACTTACTACTGGCGGATGAAGATGCCTGAAACCGCTCGTTACACCGCTCTAGTTGCCAAGAACGCTGATAAAGCTGCTTCCGATATGACCAAGGTTCTCAACGTGGACATCGAAGCCTCTTCCGCAAAGCATGACCAAGCTAGGGTTTCCTCAGACGAGTTTGGCTTGTTCTCCAAGAAGTTCCTTTGCCGTCACGGACTCCACCTATTCGGAACAGCCTCCACATGGTTCCTCCTCGACATTGCTTTCTACAGCCAAAACTTGTTCCAGAAGGATATCTTCACAACCATTGGATGGTTACCTCCGGCAAAAGTCATGAACGCACTCCAAGAGCTGTTCATGATCGCTAAGGCTCAAACCATAATCGCTTGTTGCAGCACCGTTCCTGGTTACCTTTTCACTGTTGTTTTTATCGACAGAATAGGACGGTACTGGATTCAGATCATTGGTTTCGCGATGATGACCGTCTTCATGTTCGTTTTAGCTATACCGTACCACCATTGGACTTTACCAGCTAACAGGATTGGTTTCGTGGTTTTCTACTCTTTaacctttttcttctccaattttGGACCTAATGCAACTACGTTCATTGTCCCTGCTGAGATCTTTCCGGCTAGGCTTAGGTCGACTTGTCACGGTATCTCGGCCGCATCAGGTAAAGCCGGTGCGATGGTTGGTTCATTCGGGTTTGCTGCTTTGGTTAAAGCTTTGGGGATGAATAGGACGTTATACATCATGGGTGGTATCAATCTTGCTGGCTTGCTTATCACGTGTCTTACAATCCCGGAGCCTAAGGGGATATCACTTGAGGAGCTTTCCGGCGAAACTAAACCGGAGACAATCCAGGAGAAGATTGttgtttag